DNA sequence from the Malus domestica chromosome 06, GDT2T_hap1 genome:
TTAATTGTCCAATTCAAATTAGTTTGAATCTCATTAGGTTTCCCTCCAACATTTTATGTCTGAAAACTACATTAGTGCATCGGTTAAGCTATACTCGACAGATAACTTACTTAGCTTATAACATTACACTTGTTATATGTTTGATGAAACTCACATCAAGTTTCTTACATTGCCACCAAGGAAGATGGCTCCATTAATAGTCTCCATTCCAGTTTGGCAAGCAAACCAAAGTTAAAGGCATAGAGATAGAGAAATCCAAGGTCTCATTCCGGTTTGGGAAGACAGTTTTCTCAGAAATTGAAATATCctccattattatttttttacaagaGTGAAGTCATCTCTTATAGAAGGCCAACAACTAGTCCTAACAAGTGGACAAGCCAAATGATGATTACATGAGGAAAACACCGAAGAGGAAaataaggagaaaagaaaagcaaagcaaagtaaTGATGGCTAGCTATAAAGCAAAGTAATGATAGCTAGCTATAAAGTAAAGTAATGATGGCTAGCTAGAGGAATAATTATAAGTCTATTGTCTATACCAATAATGTCTAGCAGCTATTGTTGACACTCCCCCCTCAAGTTGGTACGTAAATGTCATGAATGCCCAACTTGCTTAGTGAGTTGTGAAATACTAAACTTGTGACTGCTTTGGTGAGCATGTATGCTAATTGATCTTCAGATTTAACGAATGGAACTTCAATAAGTCTTGCcttaattttttctttaataaaaagtcTATCCACCTCCACTTGTTTGGTTCAATCATGTTGAACCGGATTGTGAGCAATGTCAATTGCAGCCTTGTTGTCACAATGTAGAGGTATAGCATGCTTGGGCCTAAATCCCAAATCTCTCAGTAAATTCTTCACCCAAAGCAGTTCACATACTCCATGTGCCATGCTCCGATATTCTACTTCAGCACTTGATCTAGCAACAACCTTTTGTTTCTTACTACGCTAAGAGACTAGATTTCTTCCAACAATAACAAAGTATCCTGATGTTGATTGTCTGTTAGTTACAtcaccagcccaatcagcattaGTGTAGCCTTTAACGtctagatgatcatgttttgaaAACATTAATCCTTTTCCCAAGAGCTGACTTTAAATACCTCAAGATACGGTTTACAACATCCATGTGTGTTTCACTTGGTGCATGCATAAATTGGTTTACCATACTGACTGCATATGCTATATCTGGTCTAATATGTGCAAGATATATTAGCTTACCAATAATTCGTTGATATTTCTCTTTGTTGGTAGGTATCTAATCAGGATATTCACCAAGTTTGTGATTCAGCTCAATTGGGGTATCTGCTGGTTTGCATGCTAGCATCCCAGTTTCCGTCAAAATATCAAGAACATATTTTCGTTGTGATAGAAATATTCCTTGTTGTGAGCGGGCCACCTCAATGCCTAAGAAATACTTTAAAGCACCGagatctttcatttcaaattcacttGCTAGATACTTTTGCAGTGCTGCCTTCTCTTCTGGATCATTTCCTGTAACCaccatgtcatccacatatacaaTAAGAGCAGTGATTTTACCTTTCTTATGCTTTGAGAAAAGAGTATGATCTGAGTTGCTTTGTTTGTATCCGAAAAATTTCATCGATTTGGTAAATCTCCCAAACCAAGCTCTTGGTGATTGCTTTAAACCATACAACGACTTTTTTAGTTTACAAACGTTGTTGGTCTGATTGGGATATAAACTTCTTCTTCTAAATCTCTATGCAGGAAAGCATTTTTGACATCGAATTGTTGCAAAGACCAATCAAGGTTTGTTGCTAGGGATAAGAGTACACGAATAGTGCTTATCTTAGCTAGAGGGGCAAAAGTCTCTCCGTAGTCAATGCCATATGTCTGTAGCCTTTTGCCACTAATCTTGCTTTGTATCGCTCAATAGTGTCATCTGCATTGAATTTTATTGTGTATATCCACCTACAACCAACTGATTTCTTCCCCTTGGGTAGGTTAGTTAACTCCCATGTGGAATTTTTCTAGAGTGCCTctatttcttcattcattgcatGAGTCCACTTAGGATCTTTCATAGCATCCTCTACACTACAAGGAATAGATACAGTGGATAATTGATTTACAAATGCCTCACATGATGTAGATAGCTTATGGAGGGACACATGGTTAGCAATTGCGTATTTAACCTTGGCCTAGGATCAGGATTATATAACTGTTTAGGAATCCCTCGAGATTTTCGAGGGGGAAGTTGATAATTAGTGGACTCAATTTGACTTGACTTAGGTACGATCTCAATAGAATTAGATTGATTAGTTACCTGTTGATTGTGTTCAGGGGTTGATTAATCATGTGGTACTGTTGAAGAAGGCAATCCCAAGCCATTTGGACTTAACGTTGCTGGATGTACTTCTGTGTCTAATGTTGGAGTCGATGATTCTGTTTCTGCATGTATTGTTTAATTACAATCATCTGCCGACTTATCAACATTTATCTCAGTTTCCGAAATTTCTGCAACAATTTTAATGTTGCTAATGTCTTGGGTATCCTCTTCAAACATACTATTCTCCTTCTGAAGGGGATACTCAATGTCTCCATTTGAAAAATATGTTTCTCCTTCTTGAAACTAGACATCTGCAGTGATGTATAGAGTTTAGGTAGGAGGATGAAAACATTTGTATCCTTTTTTTATATCAGAATAACCCAAGAATACACACCAGAAGGCACATGGATCAAACTTCCCCCGTTGATGTGGATAAACCTGTACATAAGCCACACAACCAAAGACACATGGTTCTAAGTTTGGGATAGATGGAATGGTGAGAAGGTGGTTAAGTGTTTAGAATGGTGTTTGTTATTGGAGAGTACTAGATGGTGTTCGATTTATGAGATGTGTTGCAGAACACAGTACCTCCCCCTAAAACTTATTATGCATGTTGGCACCATATAAATACGCACGAACCACTTCTAAGAGATGTCGATTCTTCCTCTCTGCTACACCGTTTTGTTGAGGTGTATAGGCACATGTGGTTTGATGAACAATACCATGCTCTTGCAAATAGTTATGCAGAGCATGATTGACATATTCTCCTCCATTATCAGACCTGAGTGTCTGAATTTTCTTGTCAAACTGAGTTGCAATATATTGATGAAAAATATTGAACTTGGTAGGAACTTCACTCTTATGCTTCATTGGAAACACCCAGGTCATTCTAGTACagtcatctataaatgtcacaaACCATCTAAATCCAGAAGTGGTAAGAATTCTGGCAGGACCCCAAACGTCAGAATGAACGACCATGAATGGCACAGAACTTTTATTTAATCTTAATGGGTAGGAAACACGATGACTTTTGGCTAAAATACAAATTTCACAATGGAAATCAGATTCTTTGAATTggggaaaaagttcatggaataAAAGTTTAAGATAACCAAATGAGGGATGTCCTAATCGCATGTGCCATAACCAAATCTTCTTCATTCGGGTTGATTCGTCTCTGCTTACATGATGCACTTGACTCAATCTATTGCTGCATTCTTCCGTTAAGTCCAAATAATATAGTTTGCCCCTTCTAGTACCACAACCAATCACAGCCCTGGTGAGCAGATCCTGGAAAAGACAATATAGTGGCCAAAAGGAAACAGAATAATTAAGGGAGTCAATAATTTGAGAAACAGATAAAAGATCGTAATCTAGGGATGGTACAACTAGGACATGATCAAGATTGAGTGAGAAAGTTAGTGAAAGAGAGCCTTATCCAGTAACTGGAGAGATTGAACCATTAGCACTGGTAATGAATGTCTGGTTGGCTATTTTTAGTGAGTGAAGAATGTTAGCATCATATGTCATGTGATCTGTGGCACCTGTATCAATAATCCACAATCTATTACAAGTATTAGTGGATGTAGAATTAGATATACCTGAGGTGTTCAAGGCTTTTGGGACATGGTCAGATGAGCTAACATCTTGAGAAGACTCAGAGGTGGTGAATGATGCTCTGCTGGATTCCTTCTTTCATCCTCTGTTAACCCATCCTTCTGGATAGCCAATAATCTCATAACAGCTTGAATAGTATGATTTTTCAATCCACATTTGGTGCACTGCATAGGTGGTCGATTACGAAATCGATCAGCTGTTGAGGAGTTTATGTTTTGAAGTCGAGGTCCTTGTGGAAATCGAGAATTTGTGGTAAAGAGCACAGTAGCTTCAGGCATGGTGGCACTTTCTGACATGGTTCCTTGTCGATTGCTTTCACGTTTAACATGAGAGTATGCTCTTTCAAGACCAGGTTTGGGCTCCATCCTCAAAATCTCACGACGAATTTGATCAAACTTGTTGTCTAATCCTGCAGGAAAAATATAGACTCGAAGTCGCTCAATTTCTTGCTGCCTTGATGATATATCATCTGGGTCCTTCATGTTAATAGGACTAAGTTGATCAAGTTCTTGAAAAATCTCAGTGAGATTGCTGTAATAGTTAGCAATAGGAGCTTCATTTTGCTTCATGGTAAATGACCTTTTATGAAGATCATAAATTTTGGCTTCATCAAAGCCATCTGAGTAAGTCTTTTTTATGGCATCCCATACCTGCATAGCTGTGTCGTAACGGATGAACCGCTTCATTTGATTGGGTGTCATAGCATCAAATAACCAACTTTTGACTTGGCAATTTTCAGCTCGCCACTTGTTATACAGTGGGTCTGTGATTGCAGGCTGCTTGGTATCACCGGAAAGATGCCCATGTTTTTCTCGACTAGCAATTTTCATCTCTATGACTTGATGCCATAGAGAATAGTTCTTCTCATCAAGTTTAATTCCTGCAGAGAAATTGGAATTATCATTTTGAATGGTGACCACTTGTGTGGTGGAGTTTGATTCACCTGGTGTGAATGACTAAATTGGTGGGTCTGCTACTTCATCATCACTAGCCATTGTATAGGCTTAAGATCAATGaagttgaaataaaaataaaactgatATGATGAATGAGATATGATATGGCGGAagcttttttctgtttttgaggTTCAAGAGTCAGTCATGATCGACTGTTCTGATACCATCTCAGAAATTGAAATATACTCcattattatttgtttacaaGAGGGAAGTCATCTCTTATAGAGGGCCAAAAACTAGTCccaagagcaagtccacccctaaagactttgtgccagcacccaacgcatttatccacttaaatgaacagtaataaacctcagtgaacagtaataggctaaagcatctccacccctaaaaatacGCTGACACCCAGCccatctaatattatattattttattcataacaattaataatttatcatttaatttattttttcttcttttttcctttcacTCTCCggtcctttctttctctctctctctcaaatcgtCGCAGTCTTGGGAAAAAAATTCAGGCGAGCAGGAGAAGCAGAGAGAGTGATGATCAGGGGTTTCGGCAACGGATTTGCAATTAGAGCAGAGAGGGTGGCGGACGTGGTGGGCGATGAGGAAGTTGGCCTAGTGGACGCGAGCGTCGCAGCGGGAGCAGAGGAAGGCGGAGTCGGAAAGGCAGTAGAAAGAGGCTTCTTGGTCGCAGAGTTCGCAAGCCCTGaaaaatttcttcatttcttgatTTTCGGTGGAGAGCAAAAGAGGAATGGAAGTTCGGAGACGATTTGGGAATTCGGGGAGGTAGTGCGGTGAGAGGATATGTGGGTGTAGTGAGGGGGATTATATGGAGAGAAATGCGGTTATGGAGGATGAGAAGGTTGTGTGTGAGTTATGTGGGTGTAGCCATGACGTCAACATGGCGTCAAATGAGCCGTCTCCTTCCTCTGTCGATTTTAGGCCGACCTGTGGattggcttgggctgggtgccagtctATTCCACGGGCTGGAGTGAATTGGCTGAGTCCCAGCTTGTTTTTTCCACTGGGTGTCGGGCTATTCCACCTCCGATGGAACTGCTCTAACTAGTGGACAAGCCAAATGATGATTATATAAGGAAAACATCGAAGAGGAAAATAAGGAGAAAAGGAAAGCAAAGTAAAGTAATGACGGCTAGCTATAAAGTAAAGTAATGACGGCTAGTTAGAGGAATAATTACAAATCTATTGTCTATACCAATAATGTCTAGCAGCTATTGTTGACAAGTTTATCCTAGGAGCACCAGTGGAGTTTCCTTTCCCCCTCATTGATGTTCCACCAAAAAAGATGCAATAAAGCGATTAAGGTGGACATAGAAGTGTTTGGGAAAAAGGAATCATTGCGTAATTCGAGATCGCTTGCGCTGCGGTTTTAACAAGGTCTTTAGTAGTAGCACTAAAAAGCTTACCTTTCCATGATTAAAGCTTTTTTCCAAGACAGTCCTTGATGTACCCAAAGCAATGACTTCAGTTTCTGCTCACCAGAGTCGGCATGCCTAAGTACTTCTCGTGGTGATCGACACATTGGACCCCTAATAATTTAGCggataaggattgtctgccctcctagttgtggtgcccttctatgccctcctattttgtgcggtcacagtTGTGGTGCCCTTGGTTTGGTGATGCCTGTAATGCCATCCTTGGCTTTGCGAATGTTTGCACATTGGTGAAAGAAGCGAGTATTTATGTCGCCATTACAAAGCCACAAAATGCGAGAACGTTGGCGCAAGTAAGATTCTTCCTCGCCAAAGACATTGTTTAGCCGAATGAGCAAATTAGACCTTTTAGCAACAGCAGCTTCGAAGAAGGGGTGGGCTAGAATGAACTTGAGCTTTGCATGGGAATTCATCATTGCCGTGGGTTTATCTTGGGGACTTTAATAAGATTTTGAAAGCTGATGAGCAGGAAGATGGGGATCTTAGGAGTGCTAGTCAAATTATGGGTTTCCAGAATGCATTGTTGACATGTCCATTACAAGATTTGGGGTTCCAAGGAAATAAATTTACATGGGCTACAAAACACGGATGAGGGATTAAAGTCAAACTTGATCGTGTTTAGGCGTCGCAGGATTGGATTaacatttttccaaattttaggTAAGTCTTTTAAAACCTACTTCATCATATCATATTCCAATATTGCTTGAGTGGACAAGGGGTGAAGTTagtaaaaagaaagaagatttTCTGCTATGAAGAGGGGTGGACGAATATGGATGGATGTGCCGAGGCTATCAACAAGGGTTGGAGTGTGATTACACGTGGGTCGCCAATGTTTCAAGTGAAAGAAAAAATCAAGGCCACTCATATTCAATTGATGCAATGGACAAGGGCTACAACAAGATCGCTACCAAGTGATATTGCGGCAATGGAAGATAAATTAAATGCCCTTTTTGGTCAACCATTTAATGATATAACCATTTttactccgattttgatgattctttacaactacactccttgactctatatgaatataatgaatgaattcgatcttcaatttaaaatattcacactagtggataccacaaaatcttatgttatacgtaatgaaagtataaataaactcttaagtgttagtgaatctattgttttgatgggatacgcattctacgaaactggTTTCAACCATCCAgctgtcaaatatgtttgtatacacttcgagatcgcatatgccaaaaattgcaaaaaaaaaaaacattcggagatcaagtaacgggacaaaacttttcgacggttataaaaagaaaaatcatgatttaacggttattttaactctgattttgatgatgttttacagttacactccttgaccctatatgaatacgatgaatgaattcgatattcaatttaaaatatttacactagtggataccaaaaaatcttgttatacttaatgaaagtatgaataaactcctAAGTGTTagttaatctattgttttgatgggatacgtattctacaaaactagtttcaacgatccaaccattcaatatgtttgtatatacttcgagattgcatacgccaaaaattccaaaaaacaaacatatacAGATCACGTAATGAGACAAAACcgttcaacggttataaaaagaaaaatcacgatttaacggttattttaactctgattttgatgattctttacagctacactcattgacccccctatatgaatacaatgaatgaattcattcttcaatttaaaatatttacactagtagataccacaaaatcttatgttatatttaatgaaagtatgaataaactcttaagtgttagtgaatctattgttttgatgggatacgcattctacgaaactagtttcaacagtCCAACCGTCagacatgtttgtatatacttcgagatcgcatacgccaaaaattgtaaaaaacaaacattcaaagatcaagtaacgggacaaaacttttcgacggttataaaaagaaaaatcatgatttaacggttattttaactccgattttgatgattttttacaactacactccttgaccctatatgaatacaatggatgcattcgatcttcaatttaaaaaattatactagtggataccataaaatcttatgttatacttaggggtggttcggtatgggatcccataccgaaacccttgtcccgattcccaaaccaaaaatttcgggaatcccaatttcaataccgatcccaaaccaaattttcgggaatcccgaaatagtttcgggatttcgggacaaatcgggaatccgaaatgattttgggcttttgggcttttggactaaaatattatgtttttgggctaaaattgaACCTTTTAACACTTTTGGGCTGCAATCTGCTAAGAAACCCGTTGCAATATGTGCCAATTGCAAGACTATGTCAATTTAAATGTAGATGCTACAATTGCAAGACTGCCAATCTGGATTCAAATGTAGATGCTACAATTGCAAGACTCTGTCGATTTaaatcattcatacataaatatgTGCAACTATTGAAGCCTTCATTTTCTATGGACTCTGTCgatctaaatatatatttaaaaattaaataatatatatacatatttttcggtttggtttgggaataccgaaatcccaaaaacttgagaccgattcccgtaccgaaatttcgggatcggttcggtattgggtaccgaaattttcgggaatttcggtttgggattttttcggtttggtttcgggaatttttcggtttggtttgggatttttgggatttttttccagccctagttatacttaatgagtatgaataaactataataattatatacattaatttaacaattttatacacctaaaaactaaaataattatataatataattatatatatatatatatatattaaattatgtgttttaatgttttgaagtaatatttatgtggcaaagtgtggcatgtgcaaatttaagaaaaaatatatttttcttaacgggtcataacgggttaTAACGGGtcaggtcattttacccgttgggtaaagtgacccgacctgttaagaacctgttaagataacaagtGTGACACAAcacaacccgttaagataacaggtgttacatgaaaacgacacgatcacaacagacacgacccgtttgcctgGCCTAGTTATCAATATTACGGTCTACAGCCCACAATACCAACACTCACTGTTGTCTTAATAAGCAAGTAAGAAATTCTCGAGGGTGCAATACTACCATCATGCCCCCCATTGGGAAATACACATAAATCATCTAATTAGCGCCTCGGTTGCGCTCATGTAATACCCTTTTTGGGCGACAACGTCAACAGTACACAATTTCCTTTATCGCAATCTAGATCATTCAAATACTTGTTCGCAATA
Encoded proteins:
- the LOC139196854 gene encoding uncharacterized protein, which produces MKIASREKHGHLSGDTKQPAITDPLYNKWRAENCQVKSWLFDAMTPNQMKRFIRYDTAMQVWDAIKKTYSDGFDEAKIYDLHKRSFTMKQNEAPIANYYSNLTEIFQELDQLSPINMKDPDDISSRQQEIERLRVYIFPAGLDNKFDQIRREILRMEPKPGLERAYSHVKRESNRQGTMSESATMPEATVLFTTNSRFPQGPRLQNINSSTADRFRNRPPMQCTKCGLKNHTIQAVMRLLAIQKDGLTEDERRNPAEHHSPPLSLLKMLAHLTMSQKP